From the genome of Mycobacterium kansasii ATCC 12478:
CCCACCGCGCAGTGGTCGACTACCTGAGCAGCATCACCCCACTGGGCGCCGGGATTGTGGAATCGGTACGCGCCATCGTTCGCCAACTGCTGCCCACCGGGGCGGCGACCCTCGACTTGGTGGCCGAGCAATTCCACCTGCATCCGAAAACGTTGCAGCGCAGGCTTGCCCACGAAGGCACTACCTTCGCGGTGCTGGTCGACCAGGTCCGCAAAGACACCGCCGACCGCTACCTGCGCACGACGGGTATCAGCTTGTCGCACCTAACCACGGAATTGGGCTATGCCGAGCAGAGCGTGTTGACGCGCTCCTGCAAACGCTGGTTCGGGGCGGGGCCGGCAGCCTACCGAAACCGGACCCGCTTACCGGCATTCGCGCGGGCCTGAGCGGCTCCCGCGCGGATCGGTTGTCGGCCATCGGATTCATCGATGTGGGCCATTTCAGCCGGCCGAGGAGGTCCCCGGTCAGCCTGGTGTGGCCGTCGAGCCGCCGTGTCGACAACGGATTCAACGCTATCAGCGCCGCGCGGTGGTTACCGTGTTGCGCAACCAAGCCGGCCAGCGGCGGGGCGCTACCGGGCTTGGCGCCGCCACGAAAGGCGCACGCGGCGGCCAACGTCGGGTTGCTTGCATCGCCGGCGATTTCCAGCGCCGCCCAGGTCTCGCACGTCGGATACGTCCAGACCGCGGCCAGGGTGTCGGCCAGCATCGGGTCGACGTCGATCCGATACGCCGCGACATAATCCGCAGTGGCGTGCGGCATCTCGCGGACAACCGCATGCCAGGTCTCGCGCGCCGACCTGGCGGCCAACGGCGGAACGTCGTCGGGTCCGACTATGCCTGCCGCCCACCCCAGCTCCCGCAGCTGGCTAGCGAGGCGGCGCGCCGCGACCACAGTGGCCTGCGGCAGCGGGATGCGTGCGCAGCGAGCCTGCAGCGCAGCCAGGTTGTCGGCAGCCGACACCGTCAGCCCTATCCAGGTCTCCCGCACACCGGTTGCTTTGTGGTGGGAGGTAATTCGGATTTTGTCGGCACGGATGCCGTAGCGGTTGAGATACCGGGCGATCAGGGGCAACGGAAGCCCCGGCGCCTCGGCGTTTAGTCGCCGTACCCGAAGTAACACGGTTGCCTTGACGTCGAAGGATGTCCAGGGTTCCGGCCGTCGGCGGCGACGAGTCATCAGCAGGCGGCGGCGCACGATCTGTGTCAGGTGAAGTCCACGCCACCAACCGAATACCACGACCACCACCATGGCAGCGACGCCAAGAACCCACTGGTCGCGCGCCGACCGCCACGGGCAGGCCATCACTGCGGGCACCACAGCCAACGACGCCAGCATGATCCGTCCGGCACTCGGCCGGACTGCCCGCCGCAGCCGGTTAACCGTGTCCACCATCACCGCAACGGATTACGGCCAGTTACCCCCACTTGGCGGCCTCGGCCGCGTCGCGAGCGTTCATGGCCAAAGTGTTGGATTCGTGCGTGCTGGCCATCGACTGATAGGCCCGCATCAGGTCCGCCATGGCCTGGTTCCAGTGGGTCTGCCAGCCCTGGTAGGTCATCCCGGTGTCACCCTGCCAGGCATTCGACAGCGCGGCCTGCTCGTTGGCGACATCGGCGCCCAGGCTGTGCAGGGTGCCGGCATAGCCGGACATGTCCCCGGCATGGCCGAGCATGGCCGGGTAGTTGTACATGATCTGCGACATCACAAGTCCTTTCGAGGTTTGCGGGTGACAGGGTGTGGCTCAGAAGCCGGTGTAGGTGGACGCGGCGGCGGCATCGGCGGCCACATAGGTGCCCGCCGCGTCGCCCAGGTTGGCCTGCGCGATATCCAACAAGGCGTTGACCTTGGTGGCGGCCTCCACAAAGCGGGCGTGCGCGCCCTGGAACGCCGCCGCCGACTCGCCCTGATGAAACGCCTGCGCCGACATCGCCGACTGCTCGGCCTGCCCGATCGTGTGCCGCATCAACGCCGCCTTGGTCGTAAACGCCGACTGCGACGCCACCAACTGCGGAATATGGGCATCCAACAAACTCATGGTCATCCTTTTCGTGAGTGCGGTTACTTTGGGTCGTTACGCGGCCGGCTATCGCGTCGTTAGCTGACGCACCCGGCCATGATCGCCTCCCCCGCCCGACTCGGGTCCCAGG
Proteins encoded in this window:
- a CDS encoding WXG100 family type VII secretion target, whose translation is MSQIMYNYPAMLGHAGDMSGYAGTLHSLGADVANEQAALSNAWQGDTGMTYQGWQTHWNQAMADLMRAYQSMASTHESNTLAMNARDAAEAAKWG
- the esxG gene encoding type VII secretion system protein EsxG, which gives rise to MSLLDAHIPQLVASQSAFTTKAALMRHTIGQAEQSAMSAQAFHQGESAAAFQGAHARFVEAATKVNALLDIAQANLGDAAGTYVAADAAAASTYTGF